A stretch of Paenibacillus mucilaginosus 3016 DNA encodes these proteins:
- a CDS encoding phytanoyl-CoA dioxygenase family protein, with the protein MSMVLNQDTAAYQEKGYHLYKKQLFSEEKLARLTQIFEEQLAQKGSKLSDELDTPHFRDERLLEFLLADEVLDLVEPFIGPNIALWSSHFICKDPFVGRATPWHEDSAYWKNRVDGFDQIITVWLALDRSSKENGCMRVIPGTHRNGLSEYEEVDGATNTFNTQIKHVDESQAVYFELEPGECSLHDSRIIHGAAPNKSPYRRCGYTMRYFSTNIKVLQDTDPRGGEFKVWLARGRDLAGNKYANVK; encoded by the coding sequence ATGAGCATGGTATTGAATCAGGATACAGCAGCGTATCAGGAGAAAGGTTACCACTTGTATAAAAAGCAGTTATTCTCGGAAGAAAAGCTAGCACGGCTGACTCAAATATTCGAAGAGCAGCTTGCACAAAAGGGATCCAAGCTCTCCGACGAGCTGGACACACCGCATTTCCGGGATGAGAGGCTGTTGGAATTCCTCCTGGCCGATGAGGTGCTGGATTTGGTCGAGCCATTCATCGGACCGAATATTGCCCTGTGGTCCTCTCATTTCATATGCAAAGACCCATTCGTCGGGCGTGCAACACCTTGGCATGAGGACTCCGCCTATTGGAAGAACCGGGTGGATGGCTTCGACCAAATCATCACCGTATGGCTGGCATTAGACCGCAGCAGCAAGGAAAACGGATGCATGCGCGTTATTCCGGGTACCCACCGCAATGGCTTATCTGAATATGAGGAGGTGGATGGAGCAACAAATACGTTCAATACCCAGATCAAACATGTGGATGAGTCCCAAGCGGTCTACTTCGAACTGGAGCCTGGTGAATGTTCGCTTCATGATTCACGAATCATTCACGGAGCAGCACCGAATAAGAGTCCATACCGCCGCTGCGGCTATACCATGCGGTATTTCTCTACTAACATCAAAGTATTGCAAGATACAGACCCACGCGGTGGAGAGTTCAAAGTTTGGCTTGCCCGGGGCAGGGACCTTGCCGGCAACAAGTATGCTAATGTGAAATAA
- a CDS encoding glycosyl hydrolase family 8, with translation MLLGKKFETVSKSVVCTMAAVLTLMSGPVGAVNLSAASANANAASLPAANSFSAEQYRFPHNVVYPHGIMPSLDRDTLNRDMLNMYTKWRDLYITSEGAQPGELRIRANDSTYKNGTCSEGMGFAMLITVYMANPSNSGRSDFDGLFRYYQRALSPGYNFMGWKVDKDGNSVDPYSAPDGDLDAAISLLMAHKQWGSGGEINYLAEAKKIIRDTMEYLIYKPSYIVKQSQATTTAVISSYEIPGWFKLFGEITGEDRWEKVTDAAYKMFNHYYNLHPQTGLVPYKWVLSPTGIPTYTGINGPDSNSTSYGFDPSRLPWRVGQDFLWNGTSSHVLAHDFPDRNLKWFMTKINGNPDTALASYNIDGTNRAAYTSPRNMVGPMAVGAMVDASNQASLDLLYHYLRKQEPMSDWPGGYYQDAVMMMSMLVLTGNMPNFYDYEPYPNSTLPAPLPVTDTTAPTKPLNVTVTGSTYSTIDLSWSAAADDQGPVMYEITRDGKLYNVTPALSTKLEFLDPGKEYTFAVRARDAAGNKTSSDAVKGSTAADLAPPSKATGITAQARSLTSITLKWNRPADNDAINEIAYDVYMNDTKVNSSKVYFPGDFKMENLQPATTYKFKIAATDKSGNTSTSDVFTTSTTATDVTKPTRPSYVYAVKKTSDRITLAWNASVDDNPAGTVTYDVYSGQQKMNTVPIGGTTFTMTNLQPGTEYSIKVIARDAAGNSQESYIYDTKTKK, from the coding sequence ATGCTGCTGGGAAAGAAGTTTGAAACCGTATCCAAAAGCGTAGTGTGTACAATGGCCGCTGTATTGACCCTAATGTCAGGTCCTGTAGGTGCTGTGAACCTCTCCGCTGCCTCCGCGAATGCGAATGCTGCCTCTCTCCCTGCTGCTAATTCGTTTAGCGCTGAACAATATCGATTTCCGCATAATGTGGTATACCCCCATGGGATCATGCCCAGTCTCGACCGGGATACGCTGAACCGGGACATGCTCAATATGTATACCAAATGGCGTGACCTCTATATTACTTCAGAGGGAGCTCAACCCGGGGAGCTCAGGATTCGTGCTAATGATAGCACTTATAAGAATGGAACTTGTTCAGAGGGCATGGGATTTGCCATGCTCATCACTGTATATATGGCCAACCCAAGCAACAGCGGCCGCAGCGATTTCGATGGGTTGTTTCGCTACTATCAACGCGCCCTCTCCCCCGGATACAATTTTATGGGATGGAAAGTGGATAAGGACGGCAATAGTGTGGATCCTTACTCTGCTCCGGACGGGGACCTTGATGCTGCGATTTCACTATTGATGGCTCATAAGCAATGGGGCAGCGGCGGAGAGATTAATTATTTGGCAGAAGCGAAGAAAATTATCAGGGACACGATGGAGTATCTGATTTACAAGCCTTCTTATATTGTCAAGCAAAGTCAGGCGACGACAACAGCGGTGATCAGCTCGTATGAAATCCCTGGTTGGTTTAAGCTGTTCGGCGAAATTACAGGCGAGGATCGCTGGGAGAAAGTCACAGACGCGGCGTACAAGATGTTTAACCATTACTATAACTTGCATCCCCAAACCGGATTGGTGCCATATAAGTGGGTATTATCACCTACTGGCATTCCTACGTATACGGGGATAAACGGACCGGATAGCAACTCAACAAGTTATGGCTTTGATCCCAGCAGACTTCCTTGGCGGGTTGGTCAAGACTTCCTGTGGAATGGTACCTCGAGTCATGTACTGGCACATGATTTTCCGGATCGCAATCTGAAATGGTTTATGACCAAAATTAATGGAAACCCTGACACCGCGTTGGCCAGTTACAATATAGACGGCACAAACAGAGCTGCCTATACATCACCACGTAATATGGTGGGACCGATGGCCGTGGGGGCTATGGTCGATGCATCGAATCAAGCTTCACTGGATTTGCTGTATCATTATTTGAGAAAACAGGAGCCAATGAGCGATTGGCCTGGCGGTTATTATCAGGATGCTGTCATGATGATGAGCATGCTGGTGCTTACCGGCAACATGCCGAACTTTTACGATTATGAGCCATACCCGAATAGTACGCTGCCCGCCCCTCTGCCTGTGACGGACACAACGGCACCTACCAAGCCGCTGAATGTAACTGTAACAGGAAGCACCTACAGTACGATCGATCTTTCCTGGAGTGCAGCAGCAGATGATCAAGGGCCGGTGATGTATGAGATTACAAGGGATGGGAAGCTTTACAATGTGACTCCTGCACTATCGACCAAGCTGGAGTTCCTTGATCCGGGTAAAGAGTACACCTTTGCCGTTAGAGCCAGAGACGCCGCAGGCAACAAAACGTCCAGCGATGCCGTGAAGGGTTCCACGGCTGCAGATCTTGCTCCACCGTCTAAAGCCACAGGAATTACCGCGCAAGCAAGATCATTAACCAGCATCACCTTGAAGTGGAATCGCCCTGCTGACAATGATGCGATTAATGAGATTGCTTATGACGTGTATATGAATGACACCAAGGTAAACTCGAGCAAGGTTTATTTTCCCGGTGATTTTAAAATGGAGAACCTCCAGCCGGCTACCACTTACAAATTCAAGATCGCAGCGACAGATAAATCCGGAAACACCTCTACCAGCGATGTATTCACGACATCTACAACTGCTACAGATGTAACCAAGCCGACGAGACCTTCATACGTATACGCTGTTAAAAAGACCAGTGACCGCATTACCTTAGCCTGGAATGCATCGGTAGATGACAATCCTGCGGGTACAGTCACGTATGATGTGTACAGTGGCCAGCAAAAAATGAATACAGTGCCCATCGGCGGCACTACATTTACGATGACGAATTTACAGCCCGGAACGGAATACTCCATTAAAGTTATAGCCAGGGATGCAGCAGGTAACTCGCAGGAAAGCTATATTTATGACACCAAGACAAAAAAATGA
- a CDS encoding alpha-galactosidase: MNTYENRFEDCYVLLDGSELKIGNHSLERVWDISNGIPTVVSLKNKAANKEWFTTDETHDWLAAANRKYAFFHSSFISEDKVSLTVEAAPDDDFGVAKKHLRVQVSIGYKNCTVQWTHLIYPVSPIIRSFIRVTVKEDAVLSERAAAEELPADKKHFREISDGYQDSYPLEPKHCGWKSVRFVDVTDDFDNLVHTEHGLFHRRERRFVKGNLIFVQDHLSKEGLTLIKEGPTPLGYLRDADSDFFIKGVNVFTTGWGFDRNDLIKHKTLTTYGSTVMLWSGSEENALSVLNEYHNAIHIFNPEKDAFIMSNTWGDQSSDGRLSEAFLLAELEVAKQTGITFYQIDDGWQNGTTANSVLPGGAWGMGYYKHNPDFWKVNDRRFPNGLEPIIASAKEKGIKMGLWFSPDSINDFENWEKDSRVLIDLHHKYDIAAFKMDGIEFTSKAGEENLTRLLQTVLEGTDGKVFFNMDVTAGIRSGYYGQLQYGSLFLENRFTGKFGEWPNYFPHCTLRNIWMLSRYYPSCRLQAEFLNVHRNIELYQGDPLAPSACGMEYAFAITMFANPLAWMEQTGLDEASIAILGRMILRYREVQSDILAGHVLPIGDEPNGTVWTGFQSIRSVDTGYLLVIKEYNTDREQKYQLWNLRDKTLQLECILGSGRQEQIKVDHEGFAAFQLDGQFKYALYKYSLV; this comes from the coding sequence TTGAATACGTATGAGAATCGATTTGAAGATTGTTACGTCTTGTTGGATGGCAGTGAACTAAAAATAGGGAACCATTCTCTCGAAAGAGTATGGGATATCTCAAATGGAATTCCAACCGTAGTTTCATTAAAAAATAAAGCTGCGAATAAAGAATGGTTCACAACAGATGAAACGCATGATTGGTTGGCTGCTGCGAATAGGAAGTATGCCTTCTTTCATTCCTCCTTTATCAGTGAGGACAAAGTAAGCCTAACCGTTGAAGCTGCTCCGGATGATGATTTCGGTGTTGCCAAGAAGCATTTAAGAGTGCAGGTAAGTATAGGTTATAAAAACTGCACTGTACAATGGACTCATCTGATCTATCCCGTGTCACCCATCATTCGATCCTTCATTAGAGTTACAGTGAAAGAGGATGCAGTACTTTCCGAACGTGCAGCGGCAGAGGAGCTGCCGGCCGATAAGAAGCATTTCAGAGAGATATCGGACGGCTATCAGGACAGCTATCCCTTGGAGCCCAAACACTGCGGCTGGAAGAGTGTCCGGTTTGTAGACGTAACGGACGATTTTGACAATCTGGTGCATACCGAGCACGGGCTTTTCCATAGGCGTGAGCGCAGATTTGTCAAAGGCAATCTTATATTCGTACAAGACCATCTGTCCAAGGAAGGGCTGACCTTGATCAAGGAAGGACCCACACCCTTAGGTTATCTTCGGGATGCCGATAGTGACTTTTTTATCAAAGGAGTCAATGTCTTCACTACAGGCTGGGGATTCGACAGGAACGACCTGATAAAACACAAAACGCTGACTACTTACGGCAGCACGGTTATGCTCTGGAGCGGAAGCGAGGAGAATGCGCTCTCCGTGCTCAACGAGTACCATAATGCCATTCATATCTTTAACCCGGAGAAAGACGCGTTTATCATGTCCAATACGTGGGGCGATCAATCCAGTGACGGGAGACTTAGCGAAGCCTTCCTGCTGGCAGAGCTTGAAGTGGCAAAACAGACAGGCATTACTTTTTATCAGATTGATGATGGCTGGCAGAATGGAACGACCGCGAACTCCGTTCTTCCCGGCGGTGCCTGGGGCATGGGCTATTATAAGCATAATCCGGATTTTTGGAAGGTGAATGACCGGAGATTTCCTAATGGACTGGAGCCCATCATTGCTTCAGCCAAAGAGAAAGGAATTAAAATGGGATTATGGTTCTCTCCAGACTCTATCAATGACTTCGAGAACTGGGAGAAGGACAGCCGTGTATTGATCGACCTTCACCATAAATACGATATAGCTGCTTTTAAAATGGACGGTATTGAGTTTACATCCAAGGCCGGGGAAGAAAATCTGACCAGGCTGCTGCAGACCGTACTCGAGGGCACGGATGGCAAAGTATTCTTCAATATGGATGTAACTGCGGGGATCCGAAGTGGTTATTACGGGCAGCTTCAGTACGGCTCCTTATTTCTCGAGAATCGATTTACCGGTAAATTCGGGGAATGGCCTAACTACTTCCCGCACTGTACCTTGAGAAATATCTGGATGCTCTCGAGGTACTATCCCTCCTGCCGTTTACAGGCTGAATTCCTGAATGTACATAGAAACATCGAATTATATCAGGGAGATCCACTGGCACCCTCTGCCTGCGGAATGGAATATGCTTTTGCAATAACGATGTTCGCAAATCCACTCGCATGGATGGAACAGACAGGCCTGGATGAAGCGTCCATTGCTATTTTGGGACGGATGATTCTGAGATATAGAGAAGTCCAAAGTGATATTCTGGCAGGCCACGTCCTCCCTATTGGAGATGAGCCCAACGGTACTGTCTGGACAGGATTCCAATCGATCCGCTCTGTGGATACCGGATATTTATTAGTCATCAAGGAATACAATACGGACCGTGAACAGAAGTATCAACTCTGGAATCTAAGGGATAAGACACTGCAGCTGGAGTGTATCCTGGGATCTGGAAGGCAGGAGCAAATCAAGGTGGATCATGAGGGATTTGCCGCTTTCCAGCTGGACGGGCAGTTCAAATATGCATTATATAAGTATTCCCTGGTATAG
- a CDS encoding response regulator, which produces MIQLLVVDDERIVADSLADLLPWDELGIDQVYRVYSGLEALRLMNTHPIDIVITDIRMPELSGLELIAKIRETNSRTKCIIHSGYADFEYAKQAMSSQVTEFVIKPASDEDIINAVMRVKAQLHEELQVQFSQQKIFNALKEQRPFIRSLLLNDLIKGKKITHSELESKLELTDLPFRMDDPFALIVIRLEEGFVGFDQASLSLFEYAILNITDETLREYFDVLAAKDVYDYLVILVKVNQHKGGTYEGSLKDAGQHSLLLEQMALKLQENVRTFLRGKISLIVSSWGAFPRDVPYLYQECITTIRRTVGNDRDIFLTLDDDSLSTQVKSLRSLYDPPTLMQLFDMGRKEQTMMKMETIIKELEEQWADSQEHLLEVFLHFGAAFTYAAHKNGKLLENLIGTEYEPLVARKPFLSIRQLKDWTFKVTDLLYEDLNRDWVDAKSISIMQIQQFVTSHLSEDVTLQAIADHVHLHPVYLSKIFKARTGENLSEYIIRLKMEQSAYLLKETDDRIYEICSKVGYQNPPYFTKIFKKYFGVTPQEFREASME; this is translated from the coding sequence ATGATTCAATTGTTAGTTGTAGATGACGAACGCATAGTGGCTGATTCGCTGGCAGATCTGCTGCCGTGGGACGAACTTGGGATCGATCAGGTTTACCGTGTCTACTCGGGCCTGGAGGCGCTGAGGCTGATGAACACCCATCCGATTGACATTGTTATTACCGATATCCGGATGCCGGAGTTAAGTGGACTGGAGTTGATCGCCAAGATTAGAGAAACCAACAGCCGGACCAAGTGCATTATTCATTCGGGTTATGCTGACTTTGAATATGCCAAGCAGGCGATGTCTTCTCAAGTCACCGAATTTGTAATCAAACCGGCAAGCGATGAGGATATCATCAATGCCGTTATGCGTGTCAAAGCCCAACTGCATGAGGAGCTGCAAGTACAGTTTTCCCAGCAAAAAATATTTAACGCCTTAAAGGAACAAAGGCCGTTTATCCGCTCCCTGTTGCTGAATGATTTGATTAAAGGAAAGAAGATCACTCACTCTGAGCTGGAGAGTAAACTGGAATTGACGGACCTCCCTTTTCGAATGGATGACCCTTTTGCGCTCATCGTTATCCGTTTGGAGGAAGGCTTCGTGGGGTTCGACCAAGCAAGCCTCTCTCTATTCGAATATGCTATTTTGAATATTACGGACGAAACATTACGGGAATATTTCGATGTGCTTGCAGCAAAAGATGTCTATGATTATCTGGTCATTCTGGTGAAGGTTAACCAGCACAAGGGGGGAACATATGAGGGGTCTTTGAAAGATGCCGGTCAGCATTCCTTACTTCTGGAACAGATGGCGCTCAAGCTTCAGGAAAATGTAAGAACGTTCCTGCGTGGGAAAATCTCTCTTATTGTAAGTTCATGGGGCGCGTTTCCACGAGATGTGCCCTACTTGTATCAAGAGTGCATCACTACCATCAGGCGCACTGTAGGGAATGACCGCGACATCTTCCTAACCTTGGACGACGACAGCCTCAGTACGCAGGTGAAATCACTTCGCAGCCTATATGACCCCCCCACTCTAATGCAGCTCTTCGACATGGGACGCAAAGAGCAAACCATGATGAAAATGGAGACGATCATCAAAGAGCTGGAGGAACAATGGGCTGATTCCCAGGAGCATTTGCTCGAGGTTTTCCTTCACTTTGGCGCTGCCTTCACCTACGCCGCACACAAGAACGGCAAGCTGCTTGAGAATCTGATTGGAACGGAATATGAGCCGCTGGTGGCACGCAAACCGTTTTTAAGTATCCGCCAGCTAAAAGACTGGACATTCAAAGTGACCGACCTGCTGTATGAAGATCTGAACCGCGACTGGGTCGATGCGAAGAGCATCAGCATTATGCAAATTCAACAATTCGTCACCAGCCATTTGTCTGAAGACGTGACGCTTCAAGCAATTGCAGATCATGTACATTTGCACCCTGTTTACTTATCGAAAATTTTCAAGGCCAGAACAGGTGAAAATCTCAGTGAATATATCATACGGCTAAAAATGGAACAGTCGGCTTATTTACTGAAAGAAACCGATGATCGCATATATGAAATATGCAGCAAAGTCGGTTACCAGAATCCACCCTATTTCACTAAAATATTTAAGAAATATTTCGGAGTGACTCCACAAGAATTCCGCGAAGCCTCCATGGAGTAA
- a CDS encoding sensor histidine kinase, with protein sequence MLVRFNTLSTFVKINLILLMLLLPLFALNYYSNETSNQVVRNEILRSSETYLSLLTNQIDTTVNQMSTFALGMGRDSAVRSYLNYEDFQQPYDKLVVVSNILEKLNLNSSSMPWRNQITVYKPLTKEALSTSGNVTYDASFLREHLSTEWQLLPEDSRYTHPYFIRHLVEPSYIPQRALSSYQLITEITFPIYDLVKMLDLFKHKGNVHDPFLFKPGDKPITNATSNRDFIHELVEKVADKMQQTSGNETVVIQDKKYIVIYQLSSALNWYLIDYVPLDEALAPIKRSSQIFVGSVMTLVILGLTVSYFIYRNVQIPILKLVTSARAIARGDFSTHISYDTKNEFYYLIQQFNTMAIKIKELIETTYESRIRLQEATLKQLQSQIDPHFLYNSLNFIKYSAKQHNEEAVISMTLHLGAYYRSATRLGKAMTTLGEEMNLVKSYLEIHKLRMHQMNYELVFPEVLNNVELPRLLLQPVVENAIIHGISNLSQDGFVRIIAERQDGFIRLVVEDNGAGLGQEEQEQLLSRIMQTRDDHNMCGLWNVAQRLLLQFGEEAGIFMEPSSYGGLKIILYWPIREPEEGTS encoded by the coding sequence ATGCTCGTGAGATTCAATACGCTCAGCACCTTTGTCAAAATCAATCTGATTCTTCTTATGCTGCTGCTCCCGCTTTTCGCTTTGAACTACTATTCCAATGAAACCAGCAACCAGGTGGTCCGCAATGAAATTTTGCGCTCAAGCGAAACTTATTTGTCTCTTTTGACCAACCAGATCGATACAACCGTCAATCAAATGTCAACTTTTGCCCTAGGCATGGGACGAGACAGCGCCGTAAGGTCTTATTTGAACTATGAAGACTTTCAGCAGCCCTACGATAAGCTCGTTGTCGTTTCGAATATTCTTGAAAAGTTAAACCTAAACAGCTCCTCCATGCCCTGGAGAAATCAGATTACTGTATATAAACCGCTTACAAAGGAAGCGCTCTCTACTTCCGGGAATGTTACGTACGATGCGTCTTTTCTGCGAGAGCACCTCAGCACGGAATGGCAGCTTCTTCCCGAAGACTCCCGATATACTCATCCTTATTTCATTCGTCATCTAGTAGAGCCTTCCTATATCCCTCAGCGTGCCTTGTCATCCTATCAGCTCATTACCGAGATCACCTTCCCTATCTATGATTTGGTAAAGATGCTCGATCTCTTCAAGCACAAGGGGAATGTGCATGATCCTTTCTTGTTCAAGCCTGGTGATAAACCCATCACCAATGCCACCTCCAACAGGGATTTTATCCATGAGCTGGTTGAGAAGGTAGCAGACAAAATGCAGCAGACGTCGGGTAACGAAACCGTTGTGATACAGGACAAGAAATATATCGTTATTTATCAGCTCTCCAGTGCGTTGAATTGGTACCTGATTGACTATGTACCGTTGGATGAAGCTTTGGCCCCCATCAAACGTTCGAGCCAAATATTTGTAGGTTCGGTCATGACTCTTGTGATCTTGGGATTAACGGTTTCGTACTTCATTTATCGAAATGTACAGATTCCCATATTAAAGCTGGTGACCAGTGCACGGGCGATCGCAAGAGGAGATTTCTCCACCCATATATCATACGATACGAAAAATGAATTTTATTATCTCATCCAGCAGTTCAACACCATGGCCATCAAGATTAAAGAGCTGATTGAAACGACCTATGAGTCCAGGATCCGGCTGCAGGAGGCGACACTGAAGCAGCTCCAATCCCAAATCGATCCCCATTTCCTGTACAACAGCCTCAACTTCATAAAATACAGTGCCAAGCAGCATAACGAAGAGGCTGTTATCTCCATGACCCTGCACCTGGGAGCTTACTATCGCTCCGCTACGCGGCTGGGCAAGGCCATGACGACGCTGGGAGAAGAAATGAATCTGGTCAAAAGCTATCTGGAGATCCATAAGCTGCGCATGCATCAAATGAATTACGAGCTCGTCTTTCCTGAGGTTCTGAACAACGTAGAGCTTCCCCGGCTCCTGCTGCAGCCTGTCGTTGAGAATGCCATCATCCACGGGATATCGAATCTGAGTCAAGATGGTTTTGTCCGCATAATCGCTGAAAGACAAGATGGATTCATCCGGCTGGTGGTTGAGGATAACGGCGCCGGATTAGGTCAGGAGGAACAGGAGCAGCTGCTGTCCAGGATTATGCAGACAAGGGATGATCACAACATGTGCGGGCTGTGGAATGTCGCCCAAAGACTGCTTCTTCAATTTGGCGAAGAAGCAGGGATCTTCATGGAGCCCTCTTCGTACGGAGGATTGAAAATAATTTTATATTGGCCAATTCGCGAACCGGAGGAAGGCACATCATGA
- a CDS encoding ABC transporter permease translates to MKLRKNGVLYWMLLPGVLLTLLFHYLPMAGLVIAFQDFKPWLGFSKSAWVGLDHFRTAFQREDSLQVVWNTFFIACSKIIVNLVVPVIFALLLNEIRQMRFKKAVQTLVYLPHFLSWVVFGGIVSDMLSSQGIINTLLLPSLGLQPILFLADGDWFRFVIIFSDNWKEFGFATIVFLAALSNVDPSLYEATEVDGANRWQQTWTVTFPALVPIIIVVGTLAMGSVLNAGFDQIFNLYNPLVYDKGDIIDTFVYRVGLLNSQFGLGTAIGLFKSAVGFVMIVMAYYLASRFANYRIF, encoded by the coding sequence ATGAAGCTGAGAAAAAATGGGGTACTGTATTGGATGCTGCTCCCCGGAGTTTTACTGACCTTACTTTTCCACTATCTACCCATGGCAGGTTTGGTCATTGCGTTTCAGGACTTCAAGCCATGGCTGGGTTTTTCCAAGTCCGCCTGGGTTGGGCTCGATCATTTTCGAACGGCCTTTCAGCGGGAAGATAGTCTTCAGGTGGTATGGAACACCTTCTTTATTGCGTGTTCCAAGATTATTGTCAACCTGGTAGTGCCGGTCATCTTTGCTTTATTGCTGAATGAAATCCGTCAGATGAGATTTAAGAAAGCTGTTCAGACATTGGTCTATCTGCCTCATTTTCTGTCATGGGTCGTGTTCGGTGGGATCGTGAGCGACATGCTGTCCTCACAGGGCATTATCAATACCCTGCTGCTTCCTTCCCTTGGTCTGCAGCCGATTTTATTCCTTGCCGACGGAGACTGGTTCCGATTTGTGATCATCTTCTCAGACAATTGGAAGGAATTCGGATTTGCCACGATCGTCTTCCTGGCGGCTCTGTCAAATGTAGATCCTTCGCTCTACGAGGCTACAGAGGTGGATGGCGCCAACAGGTGGCAGCAGACATGGACGGTGACGTTCCCCGCGCTGGTTCCGATCATCATCGTCGTTGGAACCTTGGCCATGGGCTCTGTGTTGAATGCAGGGTTTGACCAAATATTCAACTTGTATAACCCGTTAGTGTACGATAAAGGGGATATTATAGATACCTTTGTCTATCGTGTCGGACTATTGAACAGTCAATTCGGGCTGGGAACGGCGATCGGGTTATTTAAATCCGCGGTAGGCTTTGTCATGATTGTAATGGCTTATTACCTTGCTTCCCGTTTTGCCAATTACCGGATCTTCTAA
- a CDS encoding carbohydrate ABC transporter permease — protein sequence MYYKTRSYRIFNVLNIILLSLVALSCILPLIHILAISFSSGLAVEANRVTFWPVDFNLDSYTRTFGDANFLDAFFTSVVRVILGVVIGITVTVLTAYPLSKMEALRGGRVIAWFFVFTMLFHGGLIPSYILIQKLHLMNTIWALILPGALGVYNMILMLNFFRAIPRELEEASLIDGAGHLTTLLRVYLPISMPSIATIVLFVAVGHWNAWFDGLIYMQKENWPMSTLLQTMIKVPDLSQRTVADTEIVNMTERTLKSAKIFIGTLPILLVYPFLQRYFVKGIVLGAVKG from the coding sequence ATGTACTACAAAACAAGATCGTATCGAATTTTTAACGTGCTGAATATTATTCTGCTTAGTCTGGTCGCACTGAGCTGTATTCTCCCGCTCATTCATATCCTTGCTATTTCCTTCAGCAGCGGATTGGCTGTGGAGGCGAATCGGGTAACCTTCTGGCCGGTTGATTTTAATCTGGACTCCTACACGAGGACTTTTGGCGACGCGAACTTTCTGGATGCCTTTTTCACTTCCGTTGTACGTGTCATCCTGGGTGTGGTCATCGGAATTACGGTTACGGTACTCACAGCCTATCCTTTATCCAAGATGGAAGCACTTAGAGGAGGCCGGGTGATTGCATGGTTTTTCGTGTTCACGATGCTCTTTCACGGAGGGCTCATCCCATCCTATATTCTCATTCAGAAGCTGCACTTGATGAATACGATCTGGGCGCTGATTCTTCCGGGTGCGCTGGGCGTCTACAACATGATCCTCATGCTGAATTTTTTTCGGGCCATTCCAAGGGAGTTGGAGGAAGCCAGCTTAATCGATGGGGCCGGGCATCTGACTACCCTGCTCCGTGTATATCTGCCGATATCGATGCCATCCATTGCAACCATTGTCCTTTTCGTAGCGGTAGGTCACTGGAATGCCTGGTTCGATGGTCTGATTTACATGCAGAAGGAGAATTGGCCCATGAGCACCCTGCTGCAAACCATGATCAAGGTGCCGGATCTGAGTCAGCGTACTGTAGCGGATACAGAGATCGTCAATATGACAGAGCGTACACTGAAATCGGCAAAAATCTTTATCGGTACGCTTCCCATCCTTCTAGTGTATCCATTTCTACAGCGCTATTTTGTGAAAGGGATCGTCCTGGGTGCGGTGAAGGGATAA